The region GGTCTTAACATCTTTCTTAAATCATTTCTAGGAAGTGGTTTTCTATCTGGAAGAGCTTCATCTATTGTTGCTTCAACCCAAGAGCCCTCTTTTAAAAGATTTGCAAACATTCTAAGTTGTCCTACGGTTCTACCTCTTTCACCTTCAATTCTTGGTCTTGGAAGATTAGATTCAGCAATAGTTCTTACAATAAGTTCATCTCCTAGATTTATAATCTCATCAGCAATAGTTTCTAAAAACTCAGCTCTTTGAGCTTGAGTTTTTTCTTTGTATTCAAAAAAAGCTAAATTTGCTTTTTCTAAAGCTTCATCCACTTCTTCTTTTGTAGCATGGTAAAATACCCCCTCTAATGATTCATTAGAGTGAATATCATATATTTTGCTACTTTTATCACCATTTGATGATAATATATTTCCTATAAAGTTTTTACCATGTAAACTCATTTTATATCCTTTTTTCATAATGCTGGTAGTTGTAACTACTGGACAAACTCCAATAAATTTACATTTCATACCAACCATTTAGATTAATTAAATTTTTTGATATCATCAATAGGATTAATCTAATAACCCCAAGCCTTCAATTCTTTCTTTTGCTAGAATATATCTTGCTCGAACATCTTCAATTTGCTCAGGAGTTAATTTTTTACCAAGTGTACGAAGTCCTCCATCAACATCATTATGATGAAGTCCCATTGCAAACTTAAGATATTCCATAAGAAGTGGCTGACCATCTAGATATGAAATAGAGTTCATAGCCTGAGAAACTTTTAGAGCCTCATCCCATTCTCCTTTTAAAACGTACTCCTGCATAGTAATACTAGCTTTTGGGAAAATAGTACCGACACCTGTAATTCCACCGCATGCTCCAGCAAGTCCAGCATATACAGTTACAGTGTCAACACCTGCCAAGATTTTTAAATCTTTGTTCACTAACAATAGTGTTTCAATAATAGACACATCTATCGTCGATATCTTAAGAGCAGCTACTTCAGGTAAAGAAGCAAGTTTAATAAGAGTATTTGTTGAGATTGCATGATATCCAGCTGCATCAGGGTTATTATAAGGCATTATTGTTACTCCTGCCTCTTTTGCAGCTGTTGCAGCAAGAGCATAATAAGCATACATATCTTCATCAGAAGGAACTTCTAAAGTTTTTGGAGGCATAACCATAACAGTATCCACACCAACTGTTGCTAGTCCTGCAATGATTTTGGCAATTTCTTCTTTAGTTTCTGCCGAAGCTCCACTAATCAATGGAACATTGTTTTCCTTAGCAACTTCAGAAAGTGATTTAAGTAAAGAAAGCCGCTGTTCGTTGCTTAAATAACTATTCTCACCTAAAGTACCAGAAGCGACAAGTCCCCCCATTCTACTTCCGCCCTTTCCTTGAGCTTTTAAGACATATTCAGCCTGTCTTCGTGTTTCATCAAAGTCTATTTCAAGGACACCTGATTCTGACTCTTTTAGCCATGTAAACACGGCTGGCATAACTGTATAAAGCCAATCTGTACTAGTTGTTTTCATCATATTACCTTTTGTCAAATAAATTATTTGACATATCCTTTTCATCTTATTTTAATTTATATATCTATAATATATTTTATTAAAATATTATTGATATATCAAAAGTATATCAGATATATATCAATAGGATTATTAAATAAAACTTAAATTAAATAAAATATTGTATATAAATTAAACAGAACTAATGATTAAGTATTTAAGTGCCTGTATTTATGAGGGAAAAAGAGATTTAATATAAATTTATTTTTAGTACATTATCTTCTTCAAATAGATGTATGCCTAATATTTTATAATACTCTTTGATTAAGTAAGCTAGATTATTGTAGATATTTAAAGTTATAAATCCATTTGGATAAAGGTGATGTATTGAATTTAATTCATGTGTTAAATTTATAAAGGTTTCTATAAAATC is a window of Halarcobacter sp. DNA encoding:
- a CDS encoding dihydrodipicolinate synthase family protein, with product MKTTSTDWLYTVMPAVFTWLKESESGVLEIDFDETRRQAEYVLKAQGKGGSRMGGLVASGTLGENSYLSNEQRLSLLKSLSEVAKENNVPLISGASAETKEEIAKIIAGLATVGVDTVMVMPPKTLEVPSDEDMYAYYALAATAAKEAGVTIMPYNNPDAAGYHAISTNTLIKLASLPEVAALKISTIDVSIIETLLLVNKDLKILAGVDTVTVYAGLAGACGGITGVGTIFPKASITMQEYVLKGEWDEALKVSQAMNSISYLDGQPLLMEYLKFAMGLHHNDVDGGLRTLGKKLTPEQIEDVRARYILAKERIEGLGLLD